GGGGCGTGTGTCAACGTGTTCGACCCACAGGCCATGGACAACTCGCGCGCCCTGTTCCCCACCTTGAACTACGCGACCACTGCGTTCGAAGCGTGCGAAGGGGCGGACGTGGTGTTGGTGCTCACCGAATGGGCCGAGTTCCGGGCGATCGACCCGGCCGCGCTGAAGACCAACGTCCGTTCGGCGGTGGTGGTCGACGGGCGTAACTGTCTGGACGCCAAGGCCTGGCGGTCGGCCGGGTGGTACTACCGGGCTCTCGGAAGGCCGGCGCTCCCTCGGGAGTCGAGCGCATCGGCGAATGCGATATGACCAACGCCGAGCGGTATGAGGCTTGTCCGGCAAGCGATCCGGTGCCGGGCCGCCATCTGTTGACCGCATCAACGGGTGGGCATCTCGCCCAGCTGGTCAAGTGGTCGCAGGTGATCGGCTCAGCTCCGGACTCCCTCTGGATCACCTTCAAGTCGCCGCAGAGTGATTCTCTGCTGCAAGGTCGAAGAGTCATCTACGTCCCCTATGTCGCGCCTCGCGACTTTCGCGGGGCAACCAATGCACTGATCCGCATGATCAGGGAGATCGACTGGAAACATGAGCACTTCACCGCGGCCGTGACGACGGGCGCGGCGGTCGGTCTGGCGGCGCTCGTCGCGGCGCGGTCACACCACGTACCGTCGTACTACTTCGAGTCCGTGTCCCGCGTGAACGGGCCGTCGCTCACCGGCAAGCTGGCCAGCCTCGATCCCTACATCCGGACCAGCTGCCAGTATCAACATTGGGCGGGACGCCGATGGAAATACCGGCGATCGCTGTTCGACAGCTACGAGACACTGCCGAAGGCACGGGTCGACAACCCACGCCTGTTCGTGACGCTCGGCACCATCTATCCCTATCGGTTCGATTCTCTTGTCGATGCGATCCTGTGCACCGGCCTCGCCGACGATCGGACGGTCTGGCAACTCGGAACCACGTCGCGCGACGGACTGCCCGGGCGGGCGGTGTCGCAGATGCGTGCGGCGAAATTCGAAGAGTGCGTGCGGGATGCCGATGTCGTCGTCACCCACGCCGGCGTCGGGACGATCATGCACCTGCTGGAGATGGGGGTGTTCCCGGTGGTGGTTCCGCGCCGCGCCAAACGGCACGAACACATCGACGACCATCAGGTCCAGATCGCCTCGTTGCTCAAGAGCCGGGAGATATCGGCGGTGACAGAAGCCGACGAGTTGTGCCGTGACGCGATCGTCGCGGCGACGCAAACTTCGGTGCGTAGTGCATCGGGGCTCGGGTCAGGACGTGACCACCGGCGCGGTCCGCTCACAGCGAGCAGTGAAATTCCCGCAATCCGACGAACGGAGATCTCATGACCTGCCGACTGTGCGGCTCCCAACGACTGCTGAGTGTGCTCGATCTCGGCGCGACACCTCCGTGCGAGAAGTTCCTCGCCGCCGGCGAACTCGACCTTCCCGAGCCCACGTATCCGTTGCATCTGCGGCTGTGCGAGGACTGTCTGCTGCTCCAGATCCCGGCGCTGATCACCCCGGAAGACACGTTCAGTGAGTACGCGTATTTCTCGTCGTACTCCGACAGCTGGGTCCAGCACGCCAAGCGGTTCGTCGACGACGCGGTCACCCGGCTCGGCCTCGGTCCGGACTCTTTCGTCGTCGAGGTGGCGAGCAACGACGGATACCTGCTCCAGCACGTGGTGGCCGCCGGTGTTCCGTGCCTGGGCGTCGAACCATCGGTGAACGTCGGCGCGGCCGCCCGCGATGCCGGCGTGCCCACCCTGACCGCGTTCCTGGACGAGGACCTCGCAGCCAGGGTGCGCGACGATCACGGACCGGCGGATCTGGTGGTGGCCAACAACGTCTATGCCCACATCCCCGATCTGCTGGGCTTCACCCGATCGCTACGCGGATTGCTTGCGGACGACGGATGGTTGAGCATCGAAGTGCACCACGCGCTGAATCTGGTCACCCTCGGCCAGTTCGACACCATCTACCACGAACACTTCCAGTACTACACAGTGCTTTCGGCCATTCGCGCACTCGCCACGGCCGGCCTGGCGGTCGTGGACGTGGAGATGCTTCCCACGCACGGCGGATCGATCCGGCTCTGGGCGCAACTCGAGGACTTCGCCGCACCGCAGAGCCGACGGGTGGCAGAAGTTCTGGCCATCGAGGAAGAAGCAGGATTGCACGCGGTCGACGGATACCTCGCGCTGAGGCCACGGGCCGAGGCCGTTCGTCATCAGTTGTTGCAGTTCCTCCTCGACTGCCGTGCCGACGGCAAACTGGTGGTCGGCTATGGCGCGCCGGGCAAGGGAAACACGCTGCTCAACTACTGCGGCATTCGCCCTGACCTGCTCGCGTACACAGTCGATCGCAATCCGTACAAACACGGTCGGTTCACACCCGGCACACGGATTCCGATCCACGACCCGGCGCAGATCGCCAAGGACCGGCCCGAC
This region of Mycolicibacterium goodii genomic DNA includes:
- a CDS encoding class I SAM-dependent methyltransferase; this encodes MTCRLCGSQRLLSVLDLGATPPCEKFLAAGELDLPEPTYPLHLRLCEDCLLLQIPALITPEDTFSEYAYFSSYSDSWVQHAKRFVDDAVTRLGLGPDSFVVEVASNDGYLLQHVVAAGVPCLGVEPSVNVGAAARDAGVPTLTAFLDEDLAARVRDDHGPADLVVANNVYAHIPDLLGFTRSLRGLLADDGWLSIEVHHALNLVTLGQFDTIYHEHFQYYTVLSAIRALATAGLAVVDVEMLPTHGGSIRLWAQLEDFAAPQSRRVAEVLAIEEEAGLHAVDGYLALRPRAEAVRHQLLQFLLDCRADGKLVVGYGAPGKGNTLLNYCGIRPDLLAYTVDRNPYKHGRFTPGTRIPIHDPAQIAKDRPDVVLALPWNLENELTEQLSYIWEWGGQLIFPLPTLHSSAVFKPPLGGISA
- a CDS encoding glycosyltransferase; the protein is MIREIDWKHEHFTAAVTTGAAVGLAALVAARSHHVPSYYFESVSRVNGPSLTGKLASLDPYIRTSCQYQHWAGRRWKYRRSLFDSYETLPKARVDNPRLFVTLGTIYPYRFDSLVDAILCTGLADDRTVWQLGTTSRDGLPGRAVSQMRAAKFEECVRDADVVVTHAGVGTIMHLLEMGVFPVVVPRRAKRHEHIDDHQVQIASLLKSREISAVTEADELCRDAIVAATQTSVRSASGLGSGRDHRRGPLTASSEIPAIRRTEIS